A single region of the Pueribacillus theae genome encodes:
- a CDS encoding YlmC/YmxH family sporulation protein: MKISEFQVKDVVSVSSGKRLGHIYDLEINVTTGKIEAIIIQGAGKMMGLFGRENDLIIPWRNIVKIGADVILVRYNEVGQMDETEH; this comes from the coding sequence ATGAAAATTTCTGAATTTCAAGTCAAGGATGTTGTAAGTGTTTCAAGCGGGAAGCGGCTTGGCCATATTTATGATTTAGAAATTAACGTAACGACAGGTAAAATAGAAGCAATCATTATTCAAGGGGCAGGAAAAATGATGGGATTATTCGGAAGGGAAAATGATCTGATTATACCTTGGAGGAACATCGTAAAAATTGGTGCAGATGTTATTCTCGTTCGTTACAACGAAGTGGGCCAGATGGATGAAACCGAACATTAA
- the pgeF gene encoding peptidoglycan editing factor PgeF: protein MSEVLLENVDESYLSLKDWQDQHGVIAGITTRCGGVSKEPYHHLNVGFHVGDNKEDVLTNRKIVANKLAIPLERWVVAEQPHRTEIYRVDENDAGKGAADIDTVIKGMDGLYTNIPGVLLVSMHADCVPLYFLSKKNKVVGIAHAGWKGTVGNIGKKMIDRWQEEGVALDEIQIAIGPSIGQCCYEVDDFVIDQVKKLKLENSVSFKKTNGKFMLNLKLLNKLLLMRAGISEHAISISEQCTSCSTSVYFSHRKESGKTGRMMAYIGISNNGMNKKYG from the coding sequence ATGTCAGAAGTCTTGTTAGAAAATGTTGACGAGTCGTATTTGTCACTTAAAGATTGGCAAGATCAACATGGTGTAATAGCTGGGATAACGACACGCTGCGGAGGAGTCAGCAAAGAACCATATCATCATTTAAATGTTGGTTTCCACGTTGGCGATAATAAGGAGGATGTTCTAACGAATCGAAAAATTGTCGCAAACAAGCTTGCGATCCCATTAGAAAGATGGGTCGTTGCAGAGCAGCCGCATCGTACAGAAATTTATCGAGTAGATGAGAATGATGCTGGTAAAGGGGCGGCAGACATTGATACAGTTATAAAAGGCATGGACGGCCTCTACACAAATATTCCGGGGGTTTTACTTGTTTCCATGCATGCTGATTGTGTGCCACTTTACTTTCTTTCGAAGAAAAACAAGGTAGTCGGCATTGCCCATGCAGGCTGGAAAGGCACGGTCGGCAACATCGGCAAAAAAATGATCGATCGATGGCAGGAAGAAGGAGTGGCTCTTGACGAGATTCAGATTGCGATTGGGCCATCAATTGGACAATGCTGTTACGAAGTGGACGATTTTGTTATCGATCAAGTAAAAAAACTGAAACTGGAAAATTCCGTCTCATTTAAGAAAACAAATGGCAAATTTATGTTAAACTTAAAGTTACTGAATAAGCTTTTATTAATGAGAGCCGGCATCTCTGAGCATGCAATTTCCATTTCAGAACAATGTACAAGTTGTTCAACATCCGTTTATTTCTCACATCGAAAAGAATCAGGGAAAACTGGGAGAATGATGGCTTATATTGGAATTTCAAACAACGGCATGAATAAGAAGTATGGATGA
- a CDS encoding YggS family pyridoxal phosphate-dependent enzyme: protein MTIKENLKKIKEKIETACKNSNRNPDEITIVAVTKYVSETTAKSVLEAGITHLGENRDQPFLSKYEAIGTEATWHFIGSLQTRKVKNIINKVDYIHSLDRLSLAKEINKRTDKPIKCFVQVNVSGEEQKHGLSVNEVLPFIKELQQFEKIIVAGLMTMAPHTDDEQLIRSVFKKLKDIQEEAMDLNLAYAPCNELSMGMSNDFTIAIEEGATFIRLGSSLVGRE, encoded by the coding sequence TTGACAATTAAAGAAAATTTGAAAAAGATTAAAGAAAAAATAGAGACAGCATGTAAAAACTCCAACCGTAACCCAGATGAAATTACGATTGTAGCTGTAACGAAATATGTAAGCGAAACAACTGCAAAATCCGTGCTTGAAGCAGGTATAACACATCTTGGAGAAAATAGGGACCAGCCTTTCCTTTCCAAATATGAAGCGATTGGAACGGAAGCAACATGGCACTTTATCGGTTCACTTCAAACGAGAAAAGTAAAAAATATCATCAACAAAGTCGATTACATCCATTCACTTGACCGCCTATCATTAGCAAAAGAAATTAATAAACGTACGGACAAACCAATAAAATGTTTCGTCCAAGTCAATGTATCAGGTGAAGAACAGAAACATGGCCTTTCGGTAAATGAAGTACTTCCATTTATTAAAGAGCTTCAGCAATTTGAAAAGATTATCGTTGCCGGATTAATGACAATGGCGCCACATACAGATGATGAGCAACTGATTCGTTCTGTATTTAAAAAGTTGAAAGACATTCAGGAAGAGGCAATGGATTTGAATTTGGCATATGCTCCTTGCAATGAACTCTCAATGGGAATGTCAAACGATTTTACAATTGCTATTGAAGAAGGAGCGACATTTATTAGGCTCGGAAGTTCACTTGTTGGCAGGGAATAA
- a CDS encoding cell division protein SepF, with the protein MGIKSKFKRFFELDDETYELETYEEEEPEQYEEERTSVKKTGNVVSLQSVQQNVKVILVEPRVYSEVQDIADQLKSHRAIAMNLQRVPHDQARRIVDFLSGTVYAIGGDIQKIGEHTFLCTPENVDVSGKISEVLDDDY; encoded by the coding sequence ATGGGAATCAAATCAAAATTTAAGCGTTTTTTTGAACTTGATGACGAAACATATGAATTAGAAACGTATGAAGAAGAGGAACCTGAACAATACGAAGAAGAACGCACTTCTGTAAAAAAGACAGGAAATGTCGTCAGTCTTCAAAGCGTACAGCAGAATGTCAAAGTTATCCTAGTAGAACCTCGTGTTTATTCAGAAGTGCAAGATATTGCCGATCAATTAAAAAGCCATCGGGCGATCGCAATGAACCTTCAGCGAGTGCCGCATGATCAGGCAAGGCGGATTGTCGACTTTTTAAGTGGTACCGTTTACGCGATAGGCGGCGATATCCAGAAAATTGGAGAGCATACATTTTTATGTACACCTGAAAATGTCGATGTTTCCGGAAAAATCTCAGAAGTGTTGGATGATGACTATTAA
- a CDS encoding YggT family protein, translated as MGAVVSLLITAINIYSWLIIIYIFMSWVPNARESGFGQMLGRIVEPYLEPFRRIIPPLGMIDISPIVAIIALRLAERGVVEIFRMFM; from the coding sequence TTGGGTGCAGTTGTAAGCTTACTTATTACAGCAATTAATATTTATTCATGGCTCATTATTATCTATATTTTTATGAGTTGGGTTCCGAATGCCAGAGAATCCGGTTTCGGCCAGATGCTTGGCCGAATTGTTGAACCTTACTTGGAACCATTCCGCAGAATTATTCCTCCTTTAGGGATGATCGATATTTCCCCAATCGTTGCAATTATTGCACTGCGGCTTGCTGAACGTGGGGTCGTTGAGATTTTTAGAATGTTTATGTAG